A section of the Callithrix jacchus isolate 240 chromosome 14, calJac240_pri, whole genome shotgun sequence genome encodes:
- the WDR54 gene encoding WD repeat-containing protein 54 isoform X1, with the protein MFRWERSIPLRGSAAALCNNLSVLQLPARNLTHFGVVHGPSAQLLSAAPEGVPLAQRQLHAKEGAGVSPPLITQVHWCVLPFRVLLVLASHRGIQMYESDGSTMVYWHALDSGDATPVQAVFARGIAASGHFICVGTWSGRVLVFDIPAKGPNIVLSEELAGHQTPITDIATEPAQGQDCVADMVTADDSGLLCVWQSGPEFTLLTRIPGFGVPCPSVQLWQGIIAAGYGNGQVHLYEATTGNLHVQINAHARAISALDLAPEVGKLLSAAEDTFVHIWKLSRSPESSYIEVEHCHGECVSDTQVCGARFCDSSGSSFAVTGYDLAEIRRFSSV; encoded by the exons ATGTTTCGCTGGGAGCGCTCCATTCCCCTTCGAGGTTCGGCCGCCGCTCTATGCAACAACCTCAGTGTGCTGCAGCTGCCGGCTCGCAACCTCACGCATTTTGGTGTGGTTCATGGACCAAGCGCCCAGCTTCTGAGCGCTGCTCCTGAGGGTGTACCTTTGGCCCAGCGCCAGCTCCACGCTAAGGAGGGTGCTGGAGTGAGCCCCCCACTTATCACTCAG GTCCACTGGTGTGTCCTCCCCTTCCGAGTATTGCTGGTACTCGCCTCACATCGAGGAATACAG ATGTATGAGTCTGATGGCTCCACCATGGTCTACTGGCATGCACTGGACTCTGGAGATGCCACCCCAG TACAGGCTGTGTTTGCCCGGGGAATTGCTGCCAGTGGCCACTTCATTTGTGTGG GAACATGGTCAGGCCGGGTGCTGGTGTTTGACATTCCAGCCAAGGGTCCCAACATTGTACTGAGTGAGGAGCTGGCTGGGCACCAGACACCAATCACAGACATTGCCACTGAGCCTGCCCAGGGACAG GATTGTGTGGCTGACATGGTGACGGCAGATGATTCAGGCTTGCTCTGTGTCTGGCAGTCAGGGCCAGAATTCACATTATTGACCCGCATTCCAGGATTTGG AGTCCCATGCCCCTCTGTGCAGCTGTGGCAGGGGATCATAGCAGCAGGCTATGGGAATGGACAAGTGCATCTGTATGAGGCCACTACAGGAAATCTACATGTCCAGATCAATGCCCATGCCCGGGCCATCTCTGCCCTGGACCTGGCTCCTGAGGTGGGCAAG CTACTCTCCGCAGCTGAGGACACCTTTGTGCATATCTGGAAGCTGAGCAGAAGCCCAGAGAGCAGCTACATTGAG GTGGAACACTGTCATGGTGAGTGTGTTTCCGACACCCAGGTGTGTGGTGCTCGATTCTGTGATTCCTCAGGCAGCTCCTTTGCTGTGACTGGCTATGACCTCGCAGAGATCCGGAGATTCAGCAGTGTGTGA
- the WDR54 gene encoding WD repeat-containing protein 54 isoform X2: MFRWERSIPLRGSAAALCNNLSVLQLPARNLTHFGVVHGPSAQLLSAAPEGVPLAQRQLHAKEGAGVSPPLITQVHWCVLPFRVLLVLASHRGIQMYESDGSTMVYWHALDSGDATPGTWSGRVLVFDIPAKGPNIVLSEELAGHQTPITDIATEPAQGQDCVADMVTADDSGLLCVWQSGPEFTLLTRIPGFGVPCPSVQLWQGIIAAGYGNGQVHLYEATTGNLHVQINAHARAISALDLAPEVGKLLSAAEDTFVHIWKLSRSPESSYIEVEHCHGECVSDTQVCGARFCDSSGSSFAVTGYDLAEIRRFSSV, encoded by the exons ATGTTTCGCTGGGAGCGCTCCATTCCCCTTCGAGGTTCGGCCGCCGCTCTATGCAACAACCTCAGTGTGCTGCAGCTGCCGGCTCGCAACCTCACGCATTTTGGTGTGGTTCATGGACCAAGCGCCCAGCTTCTGAGCGCTGCTCCTGAGGGTGTACCTTTGGCCCAGCGCCAGCTCCACGCTAAGGAGGGTGCTGGAGTGAGCCCCCCACTTATCACTCAG GTCCACTGGTGTGTCCTCCCCTTCCGAGTATTGCTGGTACTCGCCTCACATCGAGGAATACAG ATGTATGAGTCTGATGGCTCCACCATGGTCTACTGGCATGCACTGGACTCTGGAGATGCCACCCCAG GAACATGGTCAGGCCGGGTGCTGGTGTTTGACATTCCAGCCAAGGGTCCCAACATTGTACTGAGTGAGGAGCTGGCTGGGCACCAGACACCAATCACAGACATTGCCACTGAGCCTGCCCAGGGACAG GATTGTGTGGCTGACATGGTGACGGCAGATGATTCAGGCTTGCTCTGTGTCTGGCAGTCAGGGCCAGAATTCACATTATTGACCCGCATTCCAGGATTTGG AGTCCCATGCCCCTCTGTGCAGCTGTGGCAGGGGATCATAGCAGCAGGCTATGGGAATGGACAAGTGCATCTGTATGAGGCCACTACAGGAAATCTACATGTCCAGATCAATGCCCATGCCCGGGCCATCTCTGCCCTGGACCTGGCTCCTGAGGTGGGCAAG CTACTCTCCGCAGCTGAGGACACCTTTGTGCATATCTGGAAGCTGAGCAGAAGCCCAGAGAGCAGCTACATTGAG GTGGAACACTGTCATGGTGAGTGTGTTTCCGACACCCAGGTGTGTGGTGCTCGATTCTGTGATTCCTCAGGCAGCTCCTTTGCTGTGACTGGCTATGACCTCGCAGAGATCCGGAGATTCAGCAGTGTGTGA